A single region of the Anomaloglossus baeobatrachus isolate aAnoBae1 chromosome 2, aAnoBae1.hap1, whole genome shotgun sequence genome encodes:
- the LOC142290076 gene encoding olfactory receptor 52K1-like — MANQSDAMFVLIGFPGLPEMYHTGVSCILFLVYVTSLSANCTVILLVVWKEQLHQPMYIIIMNLALSDILFDTITLPKIVAKYWFGAGTMTFSACMFQLFCIHFLGSLDSFIIMLMAVDRYVAISKPLRYFSIVTNRRTIIICIFLWFLAALSSLTNAVWSAHFTFCGPRKVNSCFCVSMAVVALACGDNSFHRQTSYYIAMVVLLGPLCYIIISYVLIIVRVRSSVRNEGLQKAFYTCVTHLFIITMYYGPRVFVYQIYKLNIVFSLDISVLLFCLYTYIPHVMSPIIYCLRTQEIRQVIGRALSRKFGLKVEIGVH, encoded by the coding sequence ATGGCCAATCAGTCTGACGCCATGTTTGTGCTCATTGGATTCCCGGGGCTCCCTGAGATGTACCATACCGGGGTCTCTTGCATATTGTTTCTTGTCTACGTCACGTCCCTCTCGGCAAATTGCACGGTGATCCTGCTGGTTGTATGGAAGGAACAACTTCATCAGCCCATGTACATCATCATTATGAACCTGGCCCTATCTGATATCTTGTTTGATACAATAACTTTGCCTAAAATCGTAGCCAAGTACTGGTTTGGAGCTGGAACCATGACGTTCTCTGCCTGCATGTTCCAGCTCTTCTGCATCCATTTCTTGGGGTCTCTTGATTCATTCATCATCATGCTCATGGCAGTTGATCGATATGTGGCCATCAGTAAACCCCTGAGATATTTCTCCATCGTCACAAACAGACGGACCATAATTATCTGCATTTTCCTTTGGTTCCTTGCAGCTCTCTCTTCTTTGACCAATGCCGTCTGGAGTGCCCATTTTACATTTTGCGGACCTCGAAAAGTTAACAGTTGCTTCTGTGTAAGCATGGCGGTCGTGGCTCTCGCCTGCGGGGATAACTCCTTCCACAGACAGACGTCGTATTACATCGCCATGGTGGTTCTCCTAGGACCATTGTGCTATATTATCATCTCGTATGTCCTCATCATTGTGAGAGTCCGCTCATCGGTGAGGAACGAGGGTCTACAGAAAGCGTTCTACACATGTGTCACTCACCTATTCATCATCACCATGTACTATGGCCCTCGGGTGTTTGTGTACCAAATCTACAAGCTCAACATAGTGTTCAGTCTAGACATCAGCGTCTTACTTTTCTGCCTCTATACATATATCCCCCATGTTATGAGCCCGATCATCTATTGTCTAAGGACTCAAGAAATCCGGCAGGTCATTGGAAGAGCGTTAAGTAGAAAGTTTGGGTTAAAAGTTGAGATTGGGGTGCACTGA